In Lacibacter sp. H375, one DNA window encodes the following:
- a CDS encoding alpha/beta fold hydrolase, translating to MSKSDSLFFISILLACVSNAQQIDTIKVNVHGHVMTLYASGQGKPTVILEAGGGSNHRTWQLVQPKLANSARVVSYDRPGYLNSDTCTSPRDAITIAKELKEALEKVNIRPPYIFAGWSYGGSLVRVFAGLYPKDVIGMVLVDPAPEEVYARLEKEFPEMMKEDEKYIRELLNSKTRPGEREEMRMYDSSMNQGRRSDKLHSTPTTLLIAAGKAEGGQDRAPSNPMNKAWIEELEKWGRKRPNLHYRIITNSGHHIARFQPDTVVHAIRYHIDQYQSKALKQSATQYKKPDQLNDGIQTATLKDVGLNEKIIQQMTDSIINGNYTNVHSVLIFRHNKLVYENYFPGKDEVRMKGFVGFVDHHRDSLHDIRSVTKSVVSALVMIAIEQGKLTLEERLFDYFPEYSRLDTGMKREIRIKHLLNMSSGLYWPEKNELMMKDSKHQVIDFILKQPLTAAPGRNFEYNSSSTQLLAFILEKATGTDLISFADKHLFQPAGIKNYNWVIEKNGVIGAWVGLRMRSRDLLKFGILYLNDGKWNGKQLISSRLAAASLKQQIETPFSDSLVRIGYGYQFWTYAETIAGKPLKYAQAQGNGGQFVVIDKQSGLVVVLTSGNYNLNYQLRKTSESIYIDFILPAINK from the coding sequence ATGAGCAAGTCTGATTCTTTGTTTTTCATAAGTATATTGCTTGCATGTGTTTCAAATGCGCAACAAATTGATACCATCAAAGTAAACGTGCATGGTCATGTCATGACGCTTTATGCATCAGGACAAGGAAAGCCAACGGTGATATTGGAAGCCGGAGGTGGATCTAATCATAGGACCTGGCAATTGGTGCAACCCAAATTGGCAAACTCTGCCAGAGTTGTTTCATACGATCGTCCCGGTTATTTAAATTCAGATACATGCACATCCCCAAGAGATGCGATAACAATTGCAAAAGAATTAAAAGAAGCACTGGAAAAAGTAAACATTCGTCCACCATATATATTCGCCGGATGGTCCTATGGTGGTTCATTAGTAAGGGTTTTCGCAGGTCTTTATCCAAAAGATGTCATTGGAATGGTGCTGGTTGATCCTGCGCCTGAGGAAGTCTATGCAAGGCTTGAAAAAGAATTTCCTGAGATGATGAAAGAAGATGAAAAATATATCCGGGAATTATTGAATAGTAAAACCCGTCCGGGTGAAAGGGAAGAAATGCGGATGTATGATTCAAGTATGAACCAGGGAAGAAGATCAGATAAACTTCATTCAACACCAACAACATTATTAATAGCTGCAGGCAAAGCAGAAGGCGGACAGGATAGAGCCCCTTCTAATCCTATGAATAAAGCATGGATCGAGGAATTAGAAAAATGGGGAAGGAAAAGACCGAATCTTCATTATCGAATTATCACAAACAGTGGTCATCATATTGCGAGGTTTCAGCCGGATACAGTTGTCCATGCTATACGTTATCATATTGATCAATACCAATCAAAGGCATTAAAACAATCTGCCACTCAATATAAAAAACCAGATCAGCTGAATGACGGCATTCAAACAGCAACATTAAAAGATGTTGGCCTGAATGAAAAAATCATCCAACAAATGACAGATTCCATCATCAATGGTAATTACACAAACGTTCACAGCGTTCTTATATTTCGACATAACAAACTGGTTTATGAAAATTATTTTCCAGGGAAAGATGAAGTAAGAATGAAGGGCTTTGTTGGCTTTGTGGACCATCACCGTGATAGTCTTCATGATATCAGAAGTGTTACCAAAAGTGTTGTCAGTGCTTTAGTCATGATTGCTATTGAGCAGGGAAAGCTAACTTTGGAAGAAAGGCTGTTTGATTACTTTCCCGAGTATTCGAGACTTGATACCGGTATGAAACGGGAGATCAGGATCAAGCACCTGTTGAATATGAGCAGTGGTTTATACTGGCCGGAAAAGAATGAATTAATGATGAAAGACTCAAAACACCAGGTTATTGATTTCATTTTGAAACAACCTCTTACGGCCGCACCAGGTAGAAATTTTGAGTACAATAGCAGCAGCACGCAACTTCTTGCTTTTATTTTAGAAAAAGCGACCGGAACAGATCTGATTTCTTTTGCAGATAAACACCTTTTTCAGCCTGCAGGAATTAAAAATTATAACTGGGTAATTGAAAAGAATGGAGTGATTGGAGCATGGGTGGGGTTGCGTATGCGCTCTAGAGACCTGCTGAAATTTGGCATCCTTTATTTAAATGATGGAAAATGGAACGGTAAGCAACTCATTTCTTCCCGCCTTGCAGCAGCATCGTTGAAACAACAAATTGAAACCCCATTTAGTGATTCACTTGTACGTATTGGATATGGATACCAATTCTGGACTTATGCTGAAACAATAGCAGGTAAGCCGTTGAAGTATGCGCAGGCGCAGGGCAACGGCGGTCAATTTGTCGTTATCGATAAACAGTCAGGACTTGTAGTTGTTCTTACTTCCGGAAATTATAACCTCAATTATCAACTTAGAAAAACTTCTGAGAGTATTTATATAGATTTTATTCTTCCTGCAATAAATAAGTAA
- a CDS encoding DUF2306 domain-containing protein translates to MHTLRSIFWIVLWSFILLLSIYFFLDNVIAYFYGYRSRMFGETLFNNQLWVVMHMVGGSMALLLGPTQFWPFIRKRFVSFHRLSGKIYMAGIALIGISAGRLSLISTCVPCRISLFLLTVFAVFSTWFAWRAIKTRNTKTHRQMMVRSYVCVLAFVAVRIDDVFSLNFLFGEITDPTFRRVVNEYFFSFVPLIIAEIMMTWWPSVAYTFKSKKEHSKANHT, encoded by the coding sequence ATGCATACACTCCGCTCTATTTTCTGGATTGTTTTATGGTCGTTCATACTCCTTCTTTCTATTTATTTTTTTCTCGACAATGTGATTGCCTATTTCTATGGCTATCGCAGCCGCATGTTTGGCGAAACTTTGTTTAATAATCAACTCTGGGTAGTGATGCATATGGTTGGTGGCAGTATGGCGTTGCTATTAGGCCCCACGCAGTTCTGGCCATTTATCCGTAAACGATTTGTTTCCTTTCATCGATTGTCTGGCAAAATTTACATGGCTGGAATTGCCTTGATTGGTATTTCAGCAGGAAGACTGTCATTAATCAGCACTTGTGTACCCTGTCGCATCTCTCTTTTTTTACTAACAGTTTTTGCTGTGTTCAGCACCTGGTTTGCATGGCGGGCAATTAAAACAAGAAATACGAAAACACATCGCCAGATGATGGTGCGTAGTTATGTGTGTGTGCTCGCTTTTGTTGCTGTGAGAATTGATGATGTGTTCTCGCTTAATTTTTTGTTTGGTGAAATAACAGATCCAACTTTCAGAAGAGTTGTGAATGAATATTTCTTTTCGTTTGTGCCGTTGATTATTGCCGAGATCATGATGACATGGTGGCCATCTGTTGCCTATACATTTAAAAGCAAGAAGGAACATTCCAAAGCAAACCATACATGA
- a CDS encoding DUF4476 domain-containing protein: MRTSVIKRLALVMVVSAFFSLQAKSQLNHFIYLQTDNQQPFYIKYNNRIISSSSSGYLILPKLKDGVVDFAVGFPKSDQQEQQFRYTIDKADKGFLLKNFSDKGWGLYDLQTSAIVYAAVKTAATNTSTSSTVAPANDPFSNMLSKVTQDSTVKTVTVVKEPKPVVVDTAKPTKVEVVATTPAKDTITAKPEVKPEKVIELPVVTEPDWVAPAKSSIKQVRRFESREGADFVFEVGESNGLKDTVRLFIERDTVANPIVPPAIIETPKAESIKKDTVLVVEQPKKEEPVVKKEEVVEKKEPVAPPAVTEPVQKKETAALPNSNCKDFATEDDLIKLRRRMASQRRDEQLVDEAKKAFRTKCFTTSQLRNLSALFLTDEGRYRFFDTALPFVTDYSNFKSLGETIQDEYYKKRFIALLPNQ; the protein is encoded by the coding sequence ATGCGAACATCAGTGATCAAAAGACTTGCATTAGTTATGGTGGTTTCAGCCTTTTTCAGCCTGCAGGCAAAAAGCCAGTTAAATCATTTCATTTATCTCCAAACAGACAACCAGCAACCTTTTTATATCAAGTATAATAACAGGATCATTAGTTCATCTTCTTCGGGCTACCTGATTCTTCCGAAGCTGAAGGATGGAGTGGTAGATTTTGCAGTAGGTTTCCCAAAAAGCGATCAGCAGGAACAGCAATTCAGATATACAATTGATAAAGCAGATAAAGGGTTTCTGTTAAAAAACTTTAGTGATAAAGGCTGGGGGCTGTATGATCTTCAAACATCTGCGATAGTTTACGCTGCGGTTAAAACTGCGGCAACCAATACCAGCACAAGCAGCACAGTTGCACCTGCAAATGATCCTTTCAGCAACATGCTTTCGAAAGTAACTCAGGATAGTACCGTGAAAACAGTAACGGTGGTTAAGGAGCCTAAACCTGTAGTTGTGGATACAGCAAAACCCACAAAGGTTGAAGTTGTAGCTACTACACCTGCAAAAGATACAATAACCGCCAAACCCGAAGTAAAGCCTGAAAAAGTTATTGAACTACCTGTGGTAACGGAGCCAGATTGGGTTGCTCCTGCAAAATCATCCATCAAACAGGTTCGAAGATTTGAAAGCAGGGAAGGAGCTGATTTTGTGTTTGAAGTTGGTGAAAGCAATGGATTGAAAGATACGGTTCGCCTGTTTATTGAACGGGATACAGTAGCAAATCCTATTGTACCTCCTGCAATAATCGAAACACCAAAAGCAGAGAGTATAAAGAAAGACACCGTGTTAGTGGTTGAACAGCCCAAAAAAGAAGAGCCTGTTGTGAAGAAAGAAGAAGTAGTTGAAAAGAAAGAACCTGTTGCCCCTCCGGCAGTTACAGAACCAGTTCAGAAAAAAGAAACAGCAGCATTACCAAATAGTAACTGTAAAGATTTTGCTACCGAAGACGATTTGATAAAGCTTCGCCGCCGCATGGCTTCACAAAGGAGGGATGAGCAGTTGGTAGATGAAGCAAAGAAAGCTTTCCGCACAAAATGTTTTACCACAAGTCAGTTGAGAAACCTGTCGGCATTATTCCTTACAGATGAAGGACGTTATCGTTTTTTTGATACAGCCTTGCCATTCGTAACAGACTACAGCAACTTTAAGTCTTTGGGTGAAACCATTCAGGACGAGTATTATAAAAAGCGGTTCATTGCCCTTCTCCCTAATCAATAA
- a CDS encoding alpha/beta hydrolase, giving the protein MRKILFGLLLMSFSVAAIAQGKLVRREFMAASLQNNKAGEDPLRQLTVYLPPDYDQGIQRYPVIYVLHGYGGTDSVMMSVWINFKKLLDEAIKTGKMRPMIVVAPNSNTRLQGSFYTNSSVTGNWADYIAKDVVQYMDKNFRTIPDRKSRGLCGHSMGGNGALKLGMQFADTFSAVYALSPAVLDWYGDFSLSSRGFKRISKLHNEKAILKALDESDKTGDFDAFFAAALTAMARVYSPNVSNKELLADFPVTYVGDSAVYHPAVINEWEAQFPFHMIDHYLPQLRSLTALKLDWGRNEDFSHIPFTSLQFSKKLEAYRIKHFAEEYIGDHGNMLGGFDGRIFNELLPFFDKYLSVGQSQINK; this is encoded by the coding sequence ATGAGAAAAATTTTATTTGGCTTGCTGTTGATGAGCTTTTCAGTAGCAGCCATTGCTCAGGGAAAATTGGTAAGGCGTGAGTTCATGGCCGCTTCTTTACAAAACAATAAGGCTGGCGAAGATCCTTTGCGTCAGTTAACGGTATACCTGCCTCCCGATTATGATCAAGGAATACAACGCTATCCGGTTATTTATGTGTTGCATGGCTATGGTGGTACTGATAGTGTAATGATGAGCGTATGGATCAATTTTAAAAAGTTACTTGATGAAGCCATTAAAACTGGAAAGATGCGTCCCATGATAGTAGTGGCACCAAACAGCAATACAAGACTGCAGGGTAGTTTTTATACCAACTCTTCTGTTACAGGTAACTGGGCCGATTATATTGCAAAAGATGTGGTGCAATACATGGATAAAAATTTCAGAACAATACCTGATCGGAAAAGCCGGGGACTTTGCGGACATTCAATGGGAGGTAATGGCGCATTAAAGCTAGGAATGCAATTTGCAGATACATTCAGTGCGGTGTATGCCCTCAGTCCGGCAGTGCTTGATTGGTATGGTGATTTTTCTCTTTCCAGCCGTGGATTCAAACGCATCAGCAAATTGCATAACGAAAAAGCAATTTTGAAAGCGTTGGATGAATCGGATAAGACGGGTGATTTCGATGCATTTTTTGCTGCAGCGCTTACAGCGATGGCAAGGGTGTATTCGCCCAATGTTTCAAACAAAGAGCTGCTCGCTGATTTTCCAGTTACATATGTTGGCGATAGTGCTGTTTACCATCCGGCGGTGATCAATGAGTGGGAAGCACAATTTCCATTCCACATGATCGATCATTATCTGCCACAGTTACGCAGCCTTACTGCTTTGAAATTGGATTGGGGACGTAATGAAGATTTTTCACATATCCCTTTCACAAGTCTGCAATTCAGCAAGAAGCTGGAAGCGTACCGCATTAAACACTTTGCCGAAGAATATATTGGCGATCATGGAAACATGCTTGGTGGTTTTGACGGACGGATTTTTAATGAGTTATTGCCGTTTTTTGATAAATATCTTTCAGTTGGTCAAAGTCAGATAAATAAATAA
- the truA gene encoding tRNA pseudouridine(38-40) synthase TruA → MPRYFLELSYKGEGYSGFQVQQNAVTIQAEVEKAFRIFFRKEVELTGSSRTDAGVHALQNYFHFDLEDEFPQASVYNLNAILPPAIVIKSVKEVKPDAHSRFHATARVYKYFIYDKKNPFIDDRAWYLPYTLDESLLDECAQLVKNNLDFSAFSKRNTQVKTFQCNITVSEWIKEDGCLVYHVQANRFLRGMVRGLVGTMVRVARGTMTFEAFETLLTQKALAAADFSAPAKGLFLVRVNYPEQLFLKP, encoded by the coding sequence ATGCCACGTTACTTTCTGGAGCTTAGTTACAAAGGGGAAGGGTACAGTGGTTTCCAGGTGCAGCAGAATGCTGTTACCATTCAGGCTGAAGTAGAGAAAGCTTTCCGGATCTTTTTCAGAAAAGAGGTGGAGCTTACCGGTTCATCAAGAACAGATGCAGGTGTACATGCGCTCCAGAACTATTTTCATTTCGATTTGGAAGATGAATTTCCACAGGCTTCTGTTTATAATCTCAATGCTATTTTGCCTCCGGCCATCGTAATTAAGTCTGTAAAGGAAGTTAAGCCCGATGCGCACAGCCGTTTTCACGCAACAGCCAGGGTATACAAGTACTTTATTTACGATAAAAAAAATCCCTTTATCGACGATCGTGCCTGGTACCTGCCATACACACTTGACGAATCGTTATTAGACGAATGTGCTCAATTGGTAAAGAATAACCTTGATTTTTCTGCCTTTTCAAAACGTAATACCCAGGTTAAAACATTTCAATGCAACATTACCGTAAGTGAATGGATAAAAGAGGATGGATGTCTTGTTTATCATGTTCAGGCAAACCGTTTTTTAAGGGGAATGGTGCGTGGGCTTGTTGGAACAATGGTGAGAGTGGCCAGAGGAACCATGACATTTGAAGCTTTTGAAACACTTCTTACTCAAAAAGCACTGGCTGCTGCAGATTTTTCGGCACCTGCAAAAGGCCTGTTTTTAGTTCGGGTGAACTATCCTGAGCAACTCTTCCTTAAACCATAG